In Pyricularia oryzae 70-15 chromosome 2, whole genome shotgun sequence, one genomic interval encodes:
- a CDS encoding lon protease like protein 2, translating to MAPSESSLMAIVPLASGSVLLPGVMQRIPVGAKRADIISLVGSLYGRAPAPGRIDTIPIACVPIASPLLGANGQRLIRDKAKSDVSTARPRRPVDYSTLQHRDVFSVGVVAKITAVEAWGSEDAAILVEGVARMTLESLDKDLLRAHYEGHIIQHEEHVPVNDKDLQRRFERLKTLARELIDLLRLTSITSRPRLGLDPVLARRLDSYMAKRTVADAGSFADFVGTLVDCAYEDKLEILATFDVKQRVDKVIELLDRTIGGLKSITRITTVTAAVPMRITDAQNPNLPPPFIRRGVGPFSAPHNVQGGQEPEEKEPDETEELQKKLDDAKLSPEAAKVAAREMKRLKKMMPVQAEYSVLRTYLETLAEIPWSLTTDDRLDKTALGRARKQLDDDHHGLSKVKQRLVEYLAVLRLKQSANEEIDAQIKRIQEEMVPPLEGESADYPEPGLTKASQESLDAAQAKIDMLKSRRMTDKSPILLLAGPPGVGKTSLAKSVATALGRKFHRISLGGVRDEAEIRGHRRTYVAAMPGLIIQGLKKTGVSNPVILLDEIDKISQSNHHGDPSAAMLEVLDPEQNATFVDHFINIPVDLSKVLFIATANSLETIPPPLLDRLEMIYLSGYTTLEKRHIATNHLVPKQIRANGLSPEQIVFPEEVVSKIIESYTREAGVRNLEREIGSVCRAKAVEYADAKDDNRLDQYRAQLTVEDIEHILGSAKYEDEIAEQEGRPGVVTGLVAYSSGGNGSILFIEVADMPGDGSVQHTGQLGDVLKESARVALSWVKANAFQLGLSPDPREKIMENRSIHVHCPAGAIPKDGPSSGIAQAIALISLFSGKIVPPTMAMTGEISLRGRVTAVGGIKEKLIGALRAGVKTVLLPKQNEKDVQDLPQEVKDGLKIILVSEIWEAIRHVWPEEHFPGEPKYPGLYSRL from the exons ATGGCGCCATCAGAGAGCTCTCTGATGGCCATCGTGCCTCTGGCCAGCGGCAGCGTCCTGCTCCCCGGGGTCATGCAGCGCATTCCGGTCGGTGCCAAACGAGCCGATATCATCTCCCTTGTCGGCTCTCTCTACGGGCGAGCTCCGGCCCCAGGTCGCATCGACACCATCCCCATCGCTTGCGTTCCGATAGCATCTCCACTCCTCGGCGCGAACGGTCAACGACTCATTCGAGACAAGGCTAAGAGCGATGTTTCCACTGCACGGCCAAGACGACCAGTAGACTATTCGACCTTGCAACATAGAGATGTCTTTTCGGTCGGCGTTGTTGCTAAGATCACGGCTGTTGAGGCCTGGGGCAGCGAGGACGCGGCAATCTTGGTCGAAGGCGTAGCCAGGATGACTCTGGAGAGCTTGGACAAAGACCTACTTCGCGCCCATTACGAGGGCCATATTATACAACATGAAGAGCACG TGCCCGTCAACGACAAAGACCTCCAGAGGCGATTCGAAAGGCTCAAAACTCTAGCGCGGGAGTTAATAGATCTTCTGAGGCTCACATCCATAACTTCGCGGCCTCGGCTGGGTCTGGACCCTGTGTTGGCTAGGCGGCTCGACTCGTACATGGCTAAGAGGACTGTCGCCGACGCGGGTTCGTTTGCTGACTTTGTCGGAACCTTGGTTGACTGTGCATATGAAGACAAGCTTGAGATTTTGGCCACCTTTGACGTCAAGCAACGTGTGGACAAGGTCATCGAGCTACTCGATCGTACCATTGGAGGGCTCAAGAGCATTACCCGGATCACAACTGTCACAGCGGCAGTGCCGATGAGAATCACAGATGCGCAGAACCCCAACTTACCCCCGCCTTTCATCAGGCGAGGTGTTGGGCCATTTTCTGCGCCTCATAATGTTCAGGGCGGTCAAGAGCCCGAGGAAAAGGAGCCCGACGAGACTGAAGAGTTGCAGAAGAAGCTGGATGACGCAAAGCTCAGCcccgaggccgccaaggTTGCCGCTCGCGAGATGAAGCGCCTGAAGAAGATGATGCCTGTCCAGGCCGAATACAGCGTCCTCCGCACTTATCTGGAGACGTTGGCTGAGATCCCCTGGTCACTCACCACGGATGATCGTCTCGACAAGACGGCTTTGGGCAGAGCGAGGAAACAGCTTGACGATGATCACCACGGCTTGAGCAAGGTCAAGCAGCGTCTTGTAGAATACCTTGCTGTGCTCCGTCTCAAGCAATCTGCAAATGAGGAGATCGATGCGCAGATTAAGCGGATCCAAGAAGAGATGGTACCGCCACTTGAAGGGGAATCGGCGGATTACCCAGAGCCAGGCTTGACCAAGGCTTCTCAGGAGAGCTTAGACGCGGCACAGGCCAAGATTGACATGCTCAAAAGTCGTCGGATGACGGACAAGTCCCCAATTCTCCTCTTGGCAGGACCTCCAGGTGTTGGCAAGACCAGTTTGGCAAAGTCTGTTGCAACTGCTCTCGGCAGAAAATTCCACAGGATATCGCTGGGCGGCGTGCGGGACGAGGCCGAAATTCGCGGTCACCGACGCACGTATGTTGCTGCTATGCCTGGTCTGATTATCCAGGGCCTCAAAAAGACGGGCGTCTCCAACCCAGTAATTCTGCTGGACGAGATTGACAAGATTAGCCAGAGCAACCACCATGGGGATCCATCAGCTGCGATGCTGGAGGTTCTGGACCCGGAGCAGAATGCTACCTTCGTGGACCATTTCATTAACATTCCGGTCGACCTGAGCAAGGTGCTGTTCATAGCCACGGCCAACAGTCTTGAGACCATCCCTCCGCCTCTGCTGGACCGTTTGGAAATGATCTATTTATCCGGCTATACCACGTTGGAAAAGAGGCACATTGCCACAAATCATCTTGTGCCAAAGCAAATCCGTGCCAACGGACTTTCTCCTGAGCAGATCGTTTTCCCCGAGGAGGTGGTCTCTAAGATCATCGAGTCTTACACACGTGAGGCAGGGGTCCGCAACTTAGAGAGAGAAATTGGTTCCGTCTGTCGAGCCAAGGCGGTCGAGTACGCTGATGCGAAGGACGATAACCGCCTTGACCAGTACCGGGCACAACTGACTGTTGAAGACATTGAACATATTCTCGGCAGTGCCAAGTACGAGGATGAGATTGCTGAGCAGGAAGGCAGACCTGGAGTAGTTACGGGCTTGGTCGCCTACAGCTCGGGCGGAAATGGCAGTATCTTGTTCATTGAGGTGGCTGACATGCCCGGTGACGGCTCGGTCCAACACACGGGCCAGCTTGGTGACGTACTGAAAGAGAGCGCCAGAGTGGCCCTATCCTGGGTCAAGGCCAACGCATTTCAGCTTGGCCTTTCCCCAGATCCCAGAGAGAAGATCATGGAGAACCGTAGCATCCATGTCCACTGCCCTGCGGGCGCCATACCAAAGGATGGTCCCAGCAGCGGTATCGCACAGGCCATTGCTCTCATCTCACTCTTTTCCGGCAAGATCGTGCCGCCCACCATGGCCATGACG GGCGAAATCTCACTACGTGGACGTGTCACTGCCGTCGGAGGAATCAAGGAAAAGCTTATTGGCGCCCTCCGTGCGGGCGTCAAGACGGTGCTACTCCCGAAGCAGAATGAGAAGGACGTTCAGGATCTGCCGCAAGAGGTGAAGGACGGTTTGAAAATCATTCTGGTCAG TGAGATATGGGAAGCCATCCGTCATGTGTGGCCCGAGGAGCATTTCCCAGGAGAGCCCAAATACCCTGGTCTCTATAGTCGACTCTAA
- a CDS encoding replication protein A 32 kDa subunit has translation MTSYGGNNFSRTGYNAQGAEDGGGFMGGSQQGSQGGPGGKSYQDECLKPVTVKQLLDVQAPYPDADFLLDGRAITQITLVGQVRSINPQPTNITYRIDDGTGTIDVKRWIDPEKAEDADAASQHQPDSYVRVWGKLKAFNNRRHVGALFVRPVEDFNEVNYHMLEVAYVHLDAVRQSSGGGGGAGGGGDDNMFVDSYGGGGGGGGSKAANCSTNAQRLFNHLQNSSAGNEGLEANIIARGINMSVRDVEAAADELLSAGLIYPTVDDHTWATLDY, from the exons ATGA CATCATACGGAGGCAACAATTTCTCAAGGACGGGCTATAACGCCCAAGGCGCCGAGGATGGAGGCGGCTTCATGGGAGGCTCGCAACAGGGCTCTCAGGGAGGTCCAGGAGGCAAG agctACCAAGACGAGTGCCTCAAGCCCGTGACCGTCAAGCAGCTCCTCGACGTACAAGCCCCGTACCCGGACGCCGACTTTCTCCTCGACGGCCGCGCCATCACACAGATCACCCTGGTAGGACAGGTCCGATCCATCAACCCGCAGCCAACCAACATCACGTACCGGATCGACGACGGCACGGGCACAATCGACGTCAAGAGGTGGATCGACCCGGAGAAGGCCGAGGATGCCGACGCGGCCTCGCAGCACCAGCCTGACAGCTACGTCCGCGTCTGGGGCAAGCTCAAGGCCTTCAACAACCGCCGCCACGTCGGCGCCCTCTTTGTGCGTCCCGTCGAGGACTTCAACGAGGTCAACTACCACATGCTCGAGGTCGCCTATGTTCATCTCGATGCCGTCAGGCAAAGCAGtggaggcggtggcggtgctggcggcggtggcgacgATAATATGTTCGTCGACAGCTACGGtggaggcggtggcggcggtggctcaAAGGCTGCAAACTGCTCCACCAACGCCCAGCGGCTATTCAACCACCTCCAGAACTCATCTGCTGGTAACGAAGGCTTGGAGGCCAACATCATCGCCAGGGGTATTAACATGTCGGTGAGGGATGTCGAGGCTGCTGCGGATGAGCTCTTGTCGGCCGGTCTTATATACCCGACAGTCGATGACCATACATGGGCTACCTTGGACTACTAA